A region from the Lolium perenne isolate Kyuss_39 chromosome 4, Kyuss_2.0, whole genome shotgun sequence genome encodes:
- the LOC127294256 gene encoding uncharacterized protein yields MEGTNLPPGNTMQGTPYGSLNVHGSSMQMHAPNSGKQIFSQSQMPGNFTMPINQATEPDNLGLQFGEHGKNDHHHHRSHHSKNSVSDDEEHDMTEETDTHSGKGKKGSAWHRMKWTGSMVKLLITAASYTGEDPGADPSSGKRNITIMQKKGKWKAISKVMGERGCSVSPQQCEDKFNDLNKRYKRLTDILGRGTACTIVDNPALLDRMNNLSDKMKEDARKIMNSKHLFYEEMCSYHNNNRVNLPEDLALQHSLQVALRCKEEHDLRRDASGDAEEDEHSADSDYEEHDEEHHTVHTNTRGTSMKKRMCHAVDHGDVGFVSPSSNDNSGRFDPHSITLDINKVCPDGTNLSSGLKDLASQAVELQKRRLQIEVQELELTKQRLKWERFRKKKDREIERMALENEQMMLETKRLELQLRHKELELKLKANENHA; encoded by the coding sequence ATGGAAGGCACTAACCTACCCCCTGGAAACACGATGCAAGGAACTCCTTATGGTAGCTTGAATGTGCATGGTAGCTCCATGCAAATGCATGCTCCAAACTCAGGAAAACAGATATTCAGCCAATCTCAGATGCCAGGGAATTTCACAATGCCTATCAACCAGGCTACAGAACCTGATAACCTTGGACTTCAGTTTGGAGAACATGGAAAAaatgatcaccaccaccaccgcagtcATCACTCGAAGAACTCTGTCAGTGATGATGAGGAGCATGATATGACCGAGGAGACTGATACCCATAGCGGCAAAGGCAAGAAAGGCTCTGCATGGCATCGGATGAAGTGGACAGGTTCCATGGTTAAACTTTTGATCACCGCAGCATCTTACACGGGGGAGGATCCTGGGGCTGATCCGAGCAGCGGGAAGAGGAACATTACAATAATGCAGAAGAAGGGCAAATGGAAAGCAATATCAAAGGTCATGGGCGAAAGGGGGTGCAGTGTGTCACCGCAGCAGTGCGAGGATAAGTTCAATGACCTCAACAAGAGATATAAAAGGCTTACGGATATCCTTGGTCGTGGCACTGCTTGCACTATTGTGGACAACCCAGCACTTCTTGATCGCATGAATAATCTTTCTGATAAGATGAAAGAAGATGCAAGGAAGATAATGAACTCTAAGCACTTATTCTATGAAGAGATGTGTTCCTATCATAACAACAACCGCGTGAATTTACCTGAAGATCTCGCACTTCAGCACTCACTACAGGTTGCTCTTAGATGTAAAGAAGAGCATGATCTGAGGAGGGATGCAAGTGGAGATGCCGAAGAAGATGAGCACAGTGCAGATTCTGATTACGAGGAGCATGATGAAGAGCATCACACAGTTCATACCAATACAAGGGGTACGTCCATGAAGAAAAGAATGTGTCATGCGgtggatcatggtgatgtaggttTTGTCAGCCCAAGCTCAAATGATAATAGTGGGAGGTTTGATCCCCATAGCATCACATTGGATATCAACAAAGTTTGTCCGGATGGAACCAACTTGTCTTCTGGGCTGAAGGACTTGGCTTCACAAGCAGTAGAGCTTCAGAAACGTCGCTTGCAGATTGAAGTACAGGAACTGGAACTAACAAAGCAACGTCTCAAGTGGGAGAGGTTTAGGAAGAAGAAGGATAGGGAAATTGAAAGGATGGCGTTGGAGAATGAACAAATGATGCTTGAGACTAAGCGTTTGGAACTTCAGCTAAGACACAAGGAGCTAGAGCTTAAGCTAAAAGCCAATGAaaatcatgcatga
- the LOC127294257 gene encoding cytochrome b-c1 complex subunit 6-1, mitochondrial isoform X2 — protein sequence MADEEPVDPKKYLEDRCKPQCVKPFYAYEKCVKRVEADDTGHKHCTGQYFDYLSCVDKCVASKLFEKLK from the exons AT GGCGGATGAGGAACCTGTTGATCCAAAGAAGTATCTCGAGGACCGTTGCAAGCCACAATGTGTAAAACCATTTTATGCTTATGAG AAATGTGTCAAGAGAGTCGAGGCTGACGATACTGGGCACAAGCACTGCACTGGGCAATATTTTGACTATTTGTCATGCGTCGACAAGTGT GTAGCCTCAAAGCTCTTTGAAAAGCTCAAATGA
- the LOC127294257 gene encoding cytochrome b-c1 complex subunit 6-1, mitochondrial isoform X1, protein MWNWEVCGSYSLKHTASSLGVSSLVTPSSSISPLADEEPVDPKKYLEDRCKPQCVKPFYAYEKCVKRVEADDTGHKHCTGQYFDYLSCVDKCVASKLFEKLK, encoded by the exons ATGTGGAATTGGGAGGTTTGTGGGTCATACTCTCTTAAACACACCGCATCCTCCCTGGGTGTTTCGTCTTTGGTGACGCCTTCATCTTCTATAAGTCCTTT GGCGGATGAGGAACCTGTTGATCCAAAGAAGTATCTCGAGGACCGTTGCAAGCCACAATGTGTAAAACCATTTTATGCTTATGAG AAATGTGTCAAGAGAGTCGAGGCTGACGATACTGGGCACAAGCACTGCACTGGGCAATATTTTGACTATTTGTCATGCGTCGACAAGTGT GTAGCCTCAAAGCTCTTTGAAAAGCTCAAATGA